In Leptodesmis sichuanensis A121, the following are encoded in one genomic region:
- a CDS encoding dynamin family protein, whose amino-acid sequence MAYKAESFISDLDKVAKARQEFSGYLNAIANTLTQAEQEGETASGKLGLESTIEDLELVSRNLGEGVFRLLVLGDMKRGKSTFLNALIGENILPTDVNPCTAVLTVLSYGQDKQVTVHFKDDRAPERLDFETFKQRYTIPPEEAKKLQEEGIIAFPNVAYAEVQYPLTLLEKGVQIIDSPGLNDTEQRNQLTLGYINNCHAILFVLSATQPYTLGEQRYLENYIKDRGLSVFFLINHWDEIQNRLINPEDLTALHEAEDRVRQVFRTNLTAYCQVEGEDRYDDRVFEVSSLNALRQRLKNGSLEGTGFSEFIKALNHFLTKERAISELRQAKLIARQAYRTVHEACDRRIPLLSESIQELRQKIRSVQPEFDQLVTIRDQFKDEIRIVGERQASAIANSFRSSLPDLAATFEADFARYQPELKFFDFLQRGKRQEFEASLRLAFEKYLLDKIAAWSLTAQKDMDAAFVGLAKSATQYGESYTQVTDRITEKLTGQKVIPNTSLSAEDKSPGWAKWAVGLYALTTGDVGTIAMAGTGVFDWKQILLNFGGAILVTTMVYAVTGVFLGPVGMALAGLGLGSFSAEMARRKVVLTMKEELIKLLPQIAQEQSFQVYQAVKECFDTYQQEVVKRMNDDIQSRKAELDELLRQKEDYEINQQAEERRLNLLDNEVLTQLHDVEDAYDQLIGQPAIVLTAA is encoded by the coding sequence ATGGCTTATAAAGCTGAAAGTTTTATTAGTGATTTAGATAAAGTTGCCAAAGCGCGTCAGGAGTTTTCGGGATATTTGAATGCGATCGCCAATACCCTCACCCAGGCAGAACAGGAGGGAGAAACCGCCTCCGGTAAGTTAGGTCTGGAGAGTACGATCGAAGATTTAGAATTAGTCAGCCGAAATTTAGGCGAGGGCGTGTTTCGTCTGCTGGTGCTGGGCGACATGAAACGGGGCAAAAGTACTTTCCTGAATGCCCTGATTGGGGAAAACATTTTGCCGACTGACGTAAATCCCTGCACCGCTGTCCTGACCGTCCTTAGTTATGGGCAGGATAAGCAAGTAACGGTGCATTTCAAAGACGATCGCGCACCAGAACGACTCGATTTTGAAACCTTCAAGCAACGTTACACCATTCCACCAGAGGAAGCGAAAAAACTGCAGGAGGAGGGAATTATTGCCTTTCCCAATGTGGCTTATGCCGAGGTACAGTATCCGCTGACTCTGCTGGAAAAGGGTGTGCAGATCATTGATAGTCCGGGATTGAATGATACGGAGCAACGCAATCAGTTGACGCTGGGATATATCAACAACTGCCATGCGATTTTGTTTGTTCTCAGTGCTACCCAGCCATATACCCTGGGAGAACAGCGTTATTTGGAAAATTACATCAAAGATCGGGGCTTGTCCGTGTTCTTTCTGATTAATCACTGGGATGAAATTCAAAATCGCTTGATTAATCCAGAAGATTTAACGGCTTTGCATGAAGCAGAAGATCGGGTGCGGCAGGTGTTTAGAACCAACCTCACTGCCTACTGCCAGGTAGAAGGTGAGGATCGTTACGACGATCGCGTGTTTGAAGTCTCTTCTCTCAATGCTTTGCGTCAGCGGTTAAAAAATGGCTCACTGGAGGGCACAGGCTTTTCCGAATTCATCAAAGCATTGAATCACTTTTTAACGAAGGAGCGGGCCATCTCGGAACTGCGGCAGGCCAAATTAATTGCCCGTCAAGCCTACCGTACTGTGCATGAAGCCTGCGATCGCCGCATTCCTTTACTCAGCGAAAGTATTCAAGAACTGAGACAAAAGATTCGTTCCGTGCAACCGGAATTTGATCAACTGGTCACGATTCGCGATCAATTTAAGGACGAAATTCGGATTGTGGGCGAACGGCAGGCCAGTGCGATCGCCAACTCGTTCCGCAGTTCCCTGCCCGATCTGGCCGCCACATTTGAAGCAGATTTCGCCCGCTATCAGCCCGAACTCAAATTCTTTGACTTCCTCCAAAGAGGCAAGCGTCAGGAGTTTGAAGCCTCCCTGCGACTCGCGTTTGAGAAATATCTGCTGGATAAAATCGCCGCCTGGAGTTTGACCGCCCAGAAAGATATGGATGCCGCGTTTGTTGGGTTAGCCAAGAGTGCCACCCAGTACGGCGAGTCCTATACTCAGGTCACCGATCGCATTACCGAGAAACTCACGGGACAAAAGGTGATTCCCAACACCAGCTTAAGTGCGGAAGATAAATCTCCTGGCTGGGCGAAATGGGCCGTGGGTCTCTATGCCTTGACCACCGGGGATGTGGGCACGATCGCCATGGCAGGCACCGGAGTATTCGACTGGAAGCAAATTCTGCTCAATTTTGGTGGGGCAATTCTGGTCACGACAATGGTGTATGCCGTAACAGGAGTATTCCTGGGACCAGTAGGGATGGCTCTGGCAGGACTGGGATTGGGCAGTTTTTCCGCTGAGATGGCGCGTCGAAAAGTGGTTCTGACAATGAAGGAAGAACTGATCAAACTATTGCCGCAGATTGCCCAGGAGCAATCGTTCCAGGTGTATCAGGCGGTTAAGGAGTGCTTCGACACCTATCAGCAGGAAGTGGTGAAGCGGATGAATGATGACATCCAATCTCGTAAGGCCGAACTGGATGAGCTACTGCGTCAGAAGGAAGATTACGAGATTAACCAGCAGGCGGAAGAACGCCGCCTGAACCTGCTCGACAACGAGGTGCTAACCCAACTCCACGATGTTGAGGATGCTTACGACCAGCTAATTGGGCAACCCGCGATCGTTCTGACTGCAGCATAG
- a CDS encoding type IV pilus twitching motility protein PilT has translation MTATHAPAETPLNVPSSIRQIIQDACDRGASAVYLQVGRPPFYHLGGKLLPQEHFSTLGNEQFHHYLKELLSPPQMKHYLANRRIEADVRIHGFMQGRIDCRPTAQGTEAISLKGIVLDGPSEEIQKRGTVYGMVEDAFQRGASDIHIQVGEPPRFRIQGKIVIQKSYGRTTPTQFDEFLAEVLSPSQQEQFKVRQELDTAILYEGLVRCRVNCAQSIMGGAMVLRLISLEVPTLEKLGLPAVLGYLAEERQGLVIVTGAVNSGKSTSLAAMLRHVNDSYPRKIVTIEDPIEYVHTSNQSLFTQREVGLHTQEFKEALRAALRQDPDIILIGEMRDRETVDTAIRASLTGHLVLGTLHTKGAVNAFKRLLNFYTPEEQETVRYQIVDALRAVISQTLVPTVRGGRTAALEIMVNTDTIRDYLLKECFEEIYQLMEEGVDNSQTLNQALFDLHENGIINTADALASSLAPEDLGYMLKNYTRRSSRSGLMTSDYINRPPS, from the coding sequence ATGACTGCAACTCACGCTCCTGCTGAAACCCCACTCAACGTACCCAGTTCTATCCGCCAAATTATTCAGGATGCCTGCGATCGCGGCGCGTCTGCGGTTTACCTGCAGGTCGGACGACCGCCGTTTTATCACCTGGGCGGTAAATTACTGCCACAAGAGCATTTCTCGACATTGGGCAATGAGCAGTTCCACCACTATCTCAAGGAACTGCTCTCCCCGCCTCAGATGAAGCACTATCTGGCTAATCGCCGGATTGAGGCGGATGTGCGGATTCACGGATTTATGCAGGGGCGGATTGATTGCCGACCTACGGCTCAAGGAACCGAAGCGATCAGCCTGAAAGGAATCGTTCTGGATGGGCCAAGCGAGGAGATTCAAAAGCGGGGAACAGTTTATGGCATGGTGGAGGATGCCTTTCAGCGAGGTGCCTCCGATATTCACATTCAAGTTGGGGAGCCACCTCGGTTTCGCATTCAGGGCAAAATTGTCATTCAGAAGTCTTACGGTAGAACCACTCCAACTCAATTTGATGAGTTTCTGGCAGAGGTTTTGTCGCCGTCCCAACAGGAGCAGTTTAAAGTTCGGCAAGAACTGGATACCGCGATTCTGTATGAGGGGCTGGTAAGATGCCGGGTCAACTGTGCCCAATCCATCATGGGGGGAGCGATGGTGTTACGGTTGATCTCGCTGGAGGTTCCCACTCTGGAAAAACTGGGGCTACCCGCAGTGCTGGGCTATCTGGCTGAGGAGCGGCAGGGATTGGTGATTGTGACCGGGGCGGTGAACTCTGGAAAATCCACTTCTCTGGCAGCGATGCTGCGCCATGTGAATGATTCCTATCCGCGAAAAATCGTGACGATCGAGGATCCGATTGAATACGTGCATACCTCCAATCAGTCGCTGTTCACACAGCGGGAAGTGGGGTTACACACGCAGGAATTTAAGGAAGCGCTCCGGGCTGCCCTGCGTCAGGATCCTGACATTATCCTGATTGGGGAAATGCGCGATCGGGAAACTGTAGACACTGCCATTCGAGCTTCGCTGACGGGGCACCTGGTTCTGGGAACTCTGCACACCAAGGGGGCTGTGAATGCCTTTAAACGGTTGCTCAATTTCTACACACCGGAGGAGCAAGAAACCGTGCGCTACCAGATTGTGGATGCCCTGAGAGCTGTCATTTCTCAGACTCTGGTACCTACGGTGCGAGGAGGTCGCACGGCGGCTCTGGAAATCATGGTAAATACCGACACCATTCGAGATTATCTCTTGAAGGAATGTTTTGAAGAGATTTACCAACTGATGGAGGAAGGGGTTGATAATAGCCAGACGCTCAACCAGGCTCTCTTCGATCTCCATGAAAACGGCATCATTAATACAGCAGATGCTCTGGCCTCTTCTCTGGCTCCAGAAGATCTGGGATATATGCTAAAGAACTATACCCGTCGCTCCAGTCGTTCTGGCCTGATGACCAGCGATTATATCAACCGGCCTCCTTCTTGA
- the cobU gene encoding bifunctional adenosylcobinamide kinase/adenosylcobinamide-phosphate guanylyltransferase yields MKFLSPAFWLLPASMSRQIILVTGAARSGKSEWAEELAQRSHKRVTYVATAQLDAADPEWQQRIQRHQQRRPAAWATEWVPEKLAAAIQFMTEEDCFLVDSLGTWLANLLALDEQTWQAQEAGLLQQLEQTAGTVILVAEETGWGVVPAYAAGRLFRDRLGNLIRQVGAIADTVYLVTGGYAVNVSAIGIPLPQPTDRP; encoded by the coding sequence GTGAAGTTCTTGTCTCCTGCCTTCTGGCTTTTGCCTGCCTCTATGAGTCGTCAAATCATCTTAGTCACAGGTGCTGCTCGTTCTGGGAAAAGTGAGTGGGCGGAGGAGTTAGCTCAGCGATCGCACAAACGAGTCACTTATGTCGCCACGGCGCAACTGGATGCAGCCGATCCGGAGTGGCAACAGCGAATTCAACGGCATCAACAGCGCCGTCCAGCAGCTTGGGCAACTGAATGGGTGCCAGAAAAACTGGCCGCTGCCATCCAGTTCATGACTGAGGAGGACTGTTTCCTGGTGGATTCGTTAGGAACCTGGTTGGCCAACCTGCTGGCATTGGATGAACAGACCTGGCAAGCACAGGAAGCAGGCTTACTGCAGCAACTGGAACAAACTGCTGGAACAGTGATTTTAGTGGCTGAAGAAACAGGTTGGGGAGTAGTGCCCGCCTATGCTGCAGGTCGGCTCTTCCGTGATCGTCTGGGAAATTTGATCCGGCAGGTTGGAGCGATCGCGGATACGGTTTATTTAGTTACAGGAGGTTATGCCGTAAATGTGAGCGCGATCGGAATCCCCTTACCCCAACCTACCGATAGACCTTAG
- a CDS encoding ribonuclease Z produces MQITFLGTSSGVPTRTRNVSGVALRLPQRAEVWLFDCGEGTQHQFLRSELKVSQLTRIFITHMHGDHIFGLMGLLASCGLAANPERIDIYGPAELEDYLKACRRYSQTHFSYPIKVHAVSPGILYEDNEYVVSCQLLKHRVPAFGYRVAEKDRPGHFNVEQAAALGIPSGPLYGRLKRGEVIVLPDGRRVNGADLCGPTQIGRKMAYCTDTIFCDSAVELAQQADVLIHEATFAHQDADLAYQRLHSTSTMAAQVALAAQVKQLIMTHFSPRYAPGNPIELKDLLAEARAIFPNTVMASDLWSYEIGRPKADKPSRTIKV; encoded by the coding sequence TTGCAAATTACATTTTTGGGAACTAGCTCTGGGGTGCCGACTCGGACACGAAATGTATCTGGGGTGGCACTCCGACTGCCTCAAAGAGCAGAGGTATGGCTGTTCGATTGCGGGGAGGGCACTCAGCATCAATTTTTGCGCAGTGAACTTAAAGTCAGCCAGTTGACTCGCATCTTCATCACTCATATGCATGGCGATCACATTTTTGGCTTGATGGGGTTGTTAGCCAGTTGTGGATTGGCAGCCAACCCAGAGCGTATCGACATTTATGGCCCTGCTGAGTTGGAGGACTATCTTAAAGCCTGTCGTCGCTATTCCCAAACGCACTTTTCTTACCCCATCAAAGTTCATGCGGTTAGTCCTGGCATCTTGTACGAGGACAATGAATATGTAGTGAGTTGCCAGTTACTGAAGCATCGGGTGCCTGCCTTCGGCTACCGGGTGGCAGAAAAAGATCGTCCGGGGCATTTCAACGTGGAACAGGCGGCTGCTTTAGGCATTCCTTCTGGTCCGCTTTATGGTCGGTTGAAACGGGGAGAGGTGATTGTCCTACCGGATGGTCGGCGGGTGAATGGAGCCGACTTATGTGGCCCAACTCAAATCGGACGCAAGATGGCTTATTGCACGGATACGATTTTTTGCGATTCGGCAGTCGAGTTGGCCCAGCAAGCCGATGTCCTGATTCATGAAGCTACCTTTGCTCATCAGGATGCTGACCTCGCTTATCAACGGCTCCATTCCACATCTACGATGGCGGCTCAAGTGGCCCTGGCGGCTCAGGTCAAGCAACTGATCATGACTCACTTCAGTCCTCGATATGCTCCCGGCAACCCGATCGAATTAAAGGATTTGTTGGCAGAAGCCAGAGCAATTTTTCCCAACACTGTCATGGCCAGTGACTTATGGAGTTATGAAATTGGTCGCCCCAAAGCTGATAAACCCAGCAGAACCATTAAGGTCTAA
- a CDS encoding SpoIID/LytB domain-containing protein gives MTVNRSPKVNLFGMKSWLQLRGRSWWLSGLLWLAFITPAKAAVEMRVAIQDGVSQVTVGSSTRAIVRDSSGRDLGEIAAMNAFVAAPTEGMVKLDRWQAKQIWVEPTAGGYVFIGDRWYRGRTQVVATGKGLTAINYVDLEQYLYSVLGGEMYPTWPLEALKAQAVVARSYVLHQREHSANNLYDVGNTTSWQVYKGIADETSSTQTAVNATAGQVLVNQGKIIEAVFHSSSGGHTENVENVWMRPLPYLKGVPDFDQGTPEYEWVRTFSRSELSARITGVGNIISMEPQRTTPQGRVVTMRVVGDAGTRTISGDTIRNALDLKSTKFKILPTYEPTAAKGKANLAPQSFQVQGNGYGHGLGMSQWGAYNLARKGYDYRQIVLYYYKNTALAKIQVK, from the coding sequence ATGACGGTAAACCGTTCCCCCAAAGTTAACCTGTTTGGCATGAAATCCTGGCTTCAGTTGAGAGGACGGAGTTGGTGGCTATCAGGCTTGCTGTGGTTAGCGTTCATCACTCCAGCCAAGGCGGCTGTGGAGATGCGAGTTGCAATTCAAGATGGTGTCAGCCAGGTAACAGTCGGTAGTTCTACACGGGCGATCGTCCGCGATAGTTCCGGTCGTGACTTGGGCGAGATTGCTGCCATGAATGCTTTTGTGGCGGCTCCAACAGAAGGCATGGTGAAGCTCGATCGCTGGCAAGCTAAGCAAATCTGGGTAGAACCAACGGCAGGGGGATATGTGTTCATTGGCGATCGCTGGTATCGCGGCAGAACCCAGGTGGTTGCCACTGGTAAAGGTTTAACAGCGATTAACTATGTGGATTTAGAACAATACCTTTACAGCGTGCTGGGTGGAGAAATGTACCCAACCTGGCCACTAGAAGCCTTGAAAGCCCAAGCTGTGGTTGCTCGCTCCTATGTTCTGCACCAGCGGGAACATTCTGCCAACAATCTCTATGATGTGGGGAACACCACCTCCTGGCAGGTATATAAGGGCATTGCGGATGAAACCTCCTCAACTCAGACCGCTGTTAATGCTACCGCCGGACAGGTATTAGTTAATCAAGGCAAAATTATTGAGGCTGTGTTTCATTCTTCATCAGGGGGACATACGGAAAACGTTGAGAACGTTTGGATGCGTCCGTTGCCCTACCTGAAGGGAGTCCCCGATTTTGATCAAGGTACTCCAGAGTATGAATGGGTGAGAACCTTTAGTCGCAGCGAACTCAGTGCCCGAATTACAGGTGTCGGTAATATTATCTCTATGGAACCCCAGCGAACCACTCCCCAGGGCCGAGTGGTTACGATGCGAGTTGTGGGTGATGCCGGGACTCGCACTATCAGCGGCGACACGATCCGGAACGCGCTTGATTTGAAGAGTACAAAATTTAAAATCCTGCCTACCTATGAACCCACGGCTGCTAAAGGAAAAGCAAATCTGGCTCCCCAGTCTTTTCAGGTACAGGGTAATGGCTACGGGCATGGCTTAGGAATGAGCCAGTGGGGAGCGTATAACCTGGCCCGTAAGGGGTACGACTATCGACAGATTGTGTTGTACTACTATAAGAACACTGCTCTGGCTAAAATTCAGGTGAAATAG
- a CDS encoding 2-isopropylmalate synthase, which yields MNTPSQNDRIIIFDTTLRDGEQSPGATLNVDEKLTIARQLARLGVDVIEAGFPYSSPGDFEAVQKIAQAVGTTDGPTICGLARANRADIQAAAEALKPAAHARIHTFIATSDIHLKYKLKKTREEVLAIAEEMVAYAKSFVDDVEFSPEDAGRSDPEFLYQVLERVIAAGATTVNIPDTVGYTTPAEFGALIRGIKENVPNIDRAIISVHGHNDLGLAVANFLEAVKNGARQLECTINGIGERAGNAALEELVMALHVRRQYFNPFLGRPAESEEPLTRIDTRQIYKTSRLVSSLTGMLVQPNKAIVGANAFAHESGIHQDGVLKNKLTYEIMDAQLIGLTDNQIVLGKLSGRNAFRSRLKELGFELTEQELNKAFVRFKELADKKKEISDWDLEAIVNDEIQQAPDLFRLELVQVSCGDHACPTATVTLRTPDGQELTDAATGTGPVDAVYKAINRVVNVPNQLIEFSVQSVTAGIDAIGEVTIRLRYDDRLFSGHAANTDIIVASAQAYVNALNRLYAALQSKETKIKAQGSQIDLPLPQTPSTVPVEG from the coding sequence ATGAACACTCCGTCTCAGAATGACCGAATTATCATCTTTGACACCACACTCCGGGATGGCGAACAATCTCCCGGAGCTACCCTGAATGTGGATGAAAAGCTGACAATTGCACGGCAACTGGCACGACTGGGTGTAGATGTGATTGAGGCTGGGTTTCCCTACTCCAGTCCGGGAGATTTTGAAGCGGTACAAAAAATTGCCCAGGCAGTTGGTACGACCGATGGTCCAACAATTTGCGGATTAGCGCGAGCCAACCGGGCCGATATTCAAGCGGCAGCCGAAGCGTTGAAACCCGCTGCCCATGCCCGAATTCACACCTTCATCGCGACCTCGGATATTCATCTGAAATACAAGTTAAAGAAAACTCGTGAAGAGGTATTGGCGATCGCCGAGGAAATGGTGGCCTACGCGAAATCCTTTGTGGATGATGTGGAATTTTCTCCTGAAGATGCAGGCCGTAGCGATCCGGAATTCCTGTATCAGGTTCTAGAACGGGTGATTGCCGCTGGAGCTACAACGGTGAATATTCCCGATACCGTGGGCTATACCACGCCTGCTGAATTTGGTGCCTTGATTCGCGGTATTAAGGAAAACGTGCCCAATATCGATCGGGCGATCATTTCTGTGCATGGCCATAATGATTTGGGATTGGCCGTCGCCAACTTCCTGGAGGCGGTGAAGAACGGTGCCCGTCAGTTGGAGTGTACGATTAACGGGATTGGTGAACGGGCCGGGAATGCCGCGCTGGAAGAACTGGTAATGGCGTTGCATGTGCGGCGACAGTATTTCAATCCATTCCTGGGTCGGCCTGCGGAATCGGAAGAACCGTTGACCCGGATTGATACCCGCCAAATTTACAAAACCTCCCGGTTGGTTTCCAGTCTGACGGGAATGTTGGTACAGCCCAATAAGGCGATCGTCGGTGCCAATGCCTTTGCCCATGAATCGGGAATCCATCAGGACGGCGTGTTGAAAAACAAGCTGACCTACGAGATTATGGACGCGCAGTTGATTGGCCTCACCGATAACCAGATCGTGTTGGGTAAACTTTCTGGCCGGAATGCCTTCCGCTCCCGGTTGAAGGAGTTGGGCTTTGAGTTGACGGAGCAGGAACTCAACAAAGCGTTTGTCCGCTTTAAGGAACTGGCGGATAAGAAAAAAGAAATCAGCGATTGGGATCTGGAGGCGATCGTCAATGACGAAATTCAACAAGCCCCGGATCTCTTCCGCCTGGAATTGGTGCAGGTGTCCTGCGGCGATCATGCCTGTCCTACGGCTACAGTCACCCTGCGTACTCCCGATGGCCAGGAACTGACGGATGCCGCTACTGGAACTGGCCCAGTGGATGCGGTCTACAAAGCGATTAATCGGGTGGTCAATGTGCCCAACCAGTTGATTGAGTTCTCGGTGCAATCGGTGACAGCGGGGATTGATGCGATCGGAGAAGTGACCATTCGGTTACGGTATGACGATCGACTGTTTTCGGGTCATGCCGCGAATACAGACATCATCGTGGCTTCAGCCCAGGCTTATGTAAATGCCCTGAATCGGCTGTATGCGGCATTGCAATCCAAAGAAACCAAAATTAAAGCTCAGGGAAGTCAGATCGATCTGCCACTGCCTCAAACTCCTTCCACGGTGCCAGTAGAAGGGTAA
- a CDS encoding LabA-like NYN domain-containing protein, which yields MNRLSIFVDGNNMFYAQQKNGWFFDPKRVLEYFTREADTVLVNAFWYTGLKDPQDQRGFRDALISLGYTVRTKILKEYYDDSSGRYSQKANLDIEIVVDMFNTVDQYDRVILFSGDGDFERAIELLRGRHTHITVVSTEGMIARELRNATDHYIDLNDIRKEIEKTDL from the coding sequence ATGAACCGTCTTTCTATATTTGTAGACGGCAACAATATGTTCTATGCTCAACAGAAAAACGGTTGGTTCTTTGATCCAAAACGGGTGCTGGAATATTTTACGCGGGAAGCCGATACTGTTCTAGTCAATGCCTTCTGGTATACCGGGCTGAAAGATCCCCAGGATCAACGGGGCTTTCGGGATGCGCTGATTAGTTTGGGGTATACCGTTCGCACCAAAATTTTGAAGGAATACTATGACGACAGTTCAGGTCGTTACTCGCAAAAGGCCAATCTGGATATTGAGATCGTCGTGGATATGTTTAATACTGTTGACCAGTACGATCGTGTCATTCTGTTCAGTGGAGATGGGGACTTTGAACGGGCGATCGAACTGCTGCGAGGTCGGCACACTCACATTACAGTCGTATCCACCGAAGGGATGATTGCCAGAGAACTGCGAAATGCTACTGACCACTACATCGACCTGAACGATATTCGCAAAGAAATTGAAAAGACTGATTTGTAA